A window from Mangifera indica cultivar Alphonso chromosome 2, CATAS_Mindica_2.1, whole genome shotgun sequence encodes these proteins:
- the LOC123198689 gene encoding arogenate dehydratase 3-like, with translation MQTLTPPPPHHLNNPRSLLRTHQFSRVSCIYRSDSVNNFPNAVGLSRADWQSSCAILSSKVNSQEGPIDKSADHVAAINGHKTSVDLNLVPIDHNNDKPPQQLPPQKALTITDLSPAPMHGSELRVAYQGVPGAYSEAAAGKAYPNCEAIPCDQFEVAFQAVELWIADRAVLPVENSLGGSIHRNYDLLLRHRLHIVGEVQFPVHHCLLALPGVRMDYLTRVISHPQALAQCEHTLTKLGLNVVREAVDDTAGAAEYIAANNLRNTAAIASARAAELYGLQVLADGIQDDSSNVTRFVMLAREPIIPRTDRPFKTSIVFAHDKGTSVLFKVLSAFAFRNISLTKIESRPHRNCPIRLVDDANVGTAKHFEYMFYVDFEASMAEVRAQNALAEVQEFTSFLRVLGSYPMDMTPWCPSRGD, from the coding sequence ATGCAGACTCTtactcctcctcctcctcacCACCTCAACAACCCACGTTCCCTTCTCCGGACCCACCAGTTTTCCCGGGTCAGTTGTATTTACAGATCCGATTCTGTTAATAACTTTCCCAACGCCGTTGGTTTAAGCCGTGCCGACTGGCAAAGCTCCTGTGCTATTCTCTCCAGTAAAGTTAATTCTCAGGAGGGCCCCATCGACAAATCTGCCGATCATGTAGCTGCTATCAACGGCCACAAGACTTCTGTTGACCTCAACTTGGTCCCTATCGATCATAACAACGACAAACCTCCTCAACAACTGCCGCCTCAAAAGGCGCTCACCATCACAGACCTCTCTCCGGCGCCTATGCACGGCTCTGAGCTTAGAGTCGCCTACCAAGGCGTCCCTGGCGCGTACTCTGAAGCCGCCGCTGGTAAAGCTTATCCTAATTGTGAAGCCATTCCTTGTGACCAGTTCGAAGTCGCGTTTCAAGCCGTCGAGCTTTGGATCGCCGACCGTGCCGTTTTACCTGTTGAAAACTCCTTGGGCGGATCTATCCACCGTAACTACGACCTTCTCCTCCGTCACCGGTTGCATATCGTTGGTGAAGTCCAGTTTCCCGTTCATCATTGTCTCTTAGCTTTACCCGGTGTAAGAATGGACTATCTCACGCGAGTCATCTCTCATCCTCAAGCACTCGCTCAGTGTGAACACACTCTCACCAAACTCGGGCTCAACGTCGTACGTGAGGCTGTTGACGATACGGCCGGCGCGGCCGAATACATCGCGGCCAACAACCTCCGAAACACCGCTGCAATCGCCTCGGCACGCGCCGCTGAGTTGTACGGATTACAAGTTCTAGCCGACGGCATTCAAGACGATTCGAGTAACGTAACCAGGTTCGTGATGTTGGCACGTGAACCAATCATTCCCCGTACGGATCGGCCGTTCAAGACAAGCATCGTGTTCGCGCACGATAAGGGAACAAGCGTATTATTCAAGGTGTTGTCGGCGTTTGCTTTCAGGAACATAAGTTTGACGAAGATTGAATCAAGGCCACACAGGAACTGTCCGATCAGGTTGGTAGATGATGCCAATGTAGGGACGGCGAAGCATTTCGAATACATGTTTTACGTGGATTTTGAGGCTTCGATGGCGGAAGTTAGGGCTCAAAACGCGTTGGCTGAGGTTCAGGAGTTCACGTCGTTCTTGAGGGTGCTGGGGAGTTATCCAATGGACATGACTCCATGGTGCCCATCTAGGGGCGattaa